From a single Nissabacter sp. SGAir0207 genomic region:
- a CDS encoding ImcF-related family protein, whose translation MKLPLAPKTTEGRYLAVALILFLLLAVMTVVVWKRPDLAGLENGSQQQTYWLIAGGCITGCVFIVSIVLLMAVRSAGKQEFDALVDNTNGDDEKKKRDTEKASVSPAVMMFSKIRAHLRSRIGLYWRGKVRLLLITGDEAAIEQLAPGLKQQQWLEGNRTVLIYGGSLASEPDREKYTALRKLRRGRPLDGIVRVVPATFNLTPQISDHDLRGLEKISELLRYSAPVWLWQLCSSDWSQSARPEQAVGASFPLRAKEDDIVRQLELMLPALRAQGMSQVAENNSHDFLLRLGQHLKDGGITRWAQQLAPWLSVSQQRVPLRGLMFSLPEKKSTGTDEDAAAYAPTDTEKYVPESQRHALTLSVTWQGIVDDCTRVRGRRVGMAWEQTLAWTLLTIIGVWGAGVLLSFAVNRLQIISVAEQAHALVEHPSVSDYQLTALHTLRNDAGRLQHRIQDGAPWYQRFGLDHNQQLLDAMLPWYGVANNRLIRDPANAALMQKLSALANSAPSSDQRAQLAKPGYDQLKAWLMMARPDKADGAFYAQTMKTLQPTRAGISTGLWQSLSPELWAFYIAELPAQPQWKITLDTQLVNQSRQVLLQQIGRRNAEGTLYENMLKSVRRNFADVSLEDMTNGTDARRLFATDEIVPGMFTRQAWEGGVQQAIEKAANSRRDEIDWVLSDSRKTVSADLSPEALKVRLTQRYFTDFASSWLSFLNSLHWNPAYNIADVTDQLTLMSDVRQSPLIALMNTLAWQGQTGQGRERLSDSIMKSARELVGSQDKPVIEQSAAGLQGPLDDTFGPLLTLMGKNKASNVMSADSSLSLQTYLTRITRVRLRLQQVASASDPQEMMQTLAQTVFQGKNVDLTDTQQYGSLAAASLGEEWSGFGNTMFVQPLTQAWETVLQPSAASLNDKWRRSVVTNWHTAFDGRYPFAASKSEASLPMLAEFVRKDTGRIERFLTTELGGVLHKEGSRWVPDNAHSQGLTFNPAFLRAVNQLSQLSDILFTDGNQEISFELQARPAPEVVETQLTIDGQQLHYFNQLADWQTFRWPGDTYKPGSRLIWTSTSAGPRLFGDYGGTWGFIRWLEQGKRQQLDHSQWMLSFTAPDERTLQWVLRSQLGSGPLALLALRGFTLPDQIFSVDAAEAVQALMDSTGSNGTDEME comes from the coding sequence GTGAAGCTACCTTTAGCACCGAAGACTACGGAAGGCCGCTACCTTGCTGTCGCGTTAATTCTCTTTTTACTGTTAGCCGTGATGACGGTTGTTGTCTGGAAGAGACCTGATCTTGCCGGGCTTGAGAATGGCAGTCAGCAGCAGACTTACTGGCTTATTGCTGGCGGATGTATCACCGGGTGTGTATTTATCGTATCGATTGTGCTTCTGATGGCAGTACGGAGTGCTGGAAAACAGGAGTTTGATGCGCTCGTTGACAATACCAATGGCGATGATGAGAAGAAAAAACGGGATACTGAAAAAGCCTCTGTTTCCCCAGCGGTAATGATGTTTAGCAAGATACGTGCTCATCTCCGTTCACGTATTGGTCTTTACTGGCGTGGCAAAGTCCGTTTGTTGTTGATCACTGGCGACGAAGCGGCGATTGAGCAACTGGCTCCGGGCCTGAAACAGCAGCAGTGGCTCGAAGGCAACCGTACCGTACTTATTTATGGCGGAAGCCTGGCATCTGAGCCCGATCGTGAAAAATACACTGCGCTGCGTAAATTGCGTCGCGGACGCCCATTAGACGGAATTGTGCGGGTCGTGCCCGCGACGTTTAACCTGACGCCACAAATCAGTGACCATGATTTACGCGGGCTGGAAAAAATCAGCGAACTGCTCCGCTATTCCGCACCGGTCTGGCTGTGGCAACTGTGCAGCAGCGACTGGTCGCAGTCGGCGCGCCCTGAACAAGCGGTTGGGGCAAGCTTTCCGCTGCGCGCGAAGGAAGATGATATTGTCCGCCAGCTTGAGCTGATGCTGCCGGCCCTGCGTGCACAGGGTATGAGCCAGGTCGCTGAGAATAACAGTCACGACTTCCTGCTGCGTCTGGGCCAGCACCTTAAAGACGGCGGTATCACTCGTTGGGCCCAGCAACTGGCTCCATGGCTATCTGTCTCCCAGCAGCGTGTTCCGCTGCGTGGCCTGATGTTCAGCCTGCCGGAGAAAAAATCGACTGGCACGGATGAGGATGCTGCAGCTTATGCTCCTACTGATACAGAAAAGTACGTTCCAGAATCACAACGTCATGCGCTGACCCTATCGGTAACCTGGCAGGGGATTGTTGATGACTGCACCCGTGTGCGTGGTCGCCGTGTCGGTATGGCATGGGAGCAGACGCTTGCCTGGACGCTCCTGACCATTATCGGTGTCTGGGGGGCGGGAGTGCTGTTGTCGTTTGCAGTAAACCGCCTGCAGATAATCTCTGTGGCTGAACAGGCCCATGCCTTGGTGGAGCATCCTTCCGTATCGGATTACCAACTGACGGCACTGCACACCCTGCGCAATGATGCTGGCCGCTTGCAACACCGTATTCAGGACGGCGCCCCTTGGTATCAGCGCTTCGGTCTGGATCATAACCAGCAGTTACTCGACGCAATGTTGCCTTGGTATGGCGTGGCGAACAACCGCCTGATACGCGATCCGGCAAATGCCGCCCTGATGCAGAAACTCAGTGCGCTGGCGAACTCTGCTCCCAGCAGTGACCAGCGAGCACAACTGGCGAAACCGGGCTATGACCAGCTGAAAGCCTGGTTGATGATGGCCCGCCCGGATAAAGCTGACGGTGCGTTCTATGCACAGACCATGAAAACCTTGCAGCCAACGCGGGCAGGGATCTCAACCGGCTTATGGCAAAGCCTGTCGCCAGAGTTGTGGGCCTTCTACATCGCCGAATTGCCAGCACAGCCACAGTGGAAAATCACTCTGGATACGCAGCTGGTTAACCAAAGCCGCCAGGTGCTGTTGCAGCAGATTGGCCGTCGTAATGCGGAAGGGACGCTGTATGAAAACATGCTCAAATCAGTGCGCCGTAATTTCGCTGATGTTTCTTTGGAAGACATGACCAATGGCACCGATGCCCGTCGCCTGTTTGCCACCGATGAAATAGTACCGGGGATGTTCACCCGTCAGGCATGGGAAGGGGGGGTTCAACAAGCCATTGAGAAAGCTGCTAACTCGCGTCGCGATGAAATTGACTGGGTTCTGAGCGACAGTCGGAAAACCGTCTCCGCAGACCTGTCGCCAGAGGCGCTAAAAGTGCGCCTGACACAGCGTTACTTCACTGATTTTGCTAGCAGTTGGCTGAGCTTCCTTAATAGTCTGCATTGGAACCCTGCGTACAATATTGCCGATGTGACTGACCAGTTAACACTCATGAGTGATGTGCGCCAGTCACCGCTGATTGCCCTAATGAATACGCTGGCCTGGCAGGGACAGACCGGACAGGGGAGAGAAAGGCTGTCAGATTCCATTATGAAATCGGCGAGAGAACTCGTCGGCAGCCAGGATAAACCGGTTATTGAGCAAAGTGCAGCCGGTCTGCAGGGACCGTTGGATGACACCTTTGGACCTCTGCTGACGCTGATGGGTAAAAACAAAGCCAGCAATGTGATGTCAGCTGACAGTTCTCTAAGCCTGCAGACTTACCTGACCCGTATCACTCGCGTACGTTTGCGCCTTCAACAGGTGGCGAGTGCTTCTGATCCTCAAGAGATGATGCAGACCCTGGCCCAAACCGTGTTCCAAGGAAAGAACGTGGATCTGACTGATACCCAACAATATGGCAGTCTCGCGGCTGCAAGCTTGGGGGAAGAGTGGAGTGGTTTCGGCAATACGATGTTTGTTCAGCCACTGACTCAGGCTTGGGAGACTGTGCTCCAGCCGTCAGCTGCGAGCCTCAATGATAAATGGAGACGCTCGGTAGTGACGAACTGGCACACGGCATTCGATGGGCGCTATCCGTTTGCCGCGAGCAAAAGTGAAGCTTCCCTGCCAATGCTGGCCGAGTTTGTGCGCAAGGACACTGGGCGTATTGAGCGCTTCCTGACTACAGAGTTGGGGGGTGTACTGCACAAAGAGGGGAGCCGGTGGGTACCAGATAATGCACACAGTCAGGGCCTGACATTTAATCCGGCCTTCTTGCGAGCTGTTAACCAGCTGAGTCAGCTATCAGACATTCTGTTTACCGATGGCAACCAGGAGATAAGTTTTGAGTTACAAGCACGTCCTGCACCGGAGGTAGTGGAGACCCAGCTGACCATTGACGGGCAGCAGCTGCACTACTTTAACCAGCTGGCTGATTGGCAAACTTTCCGCTGGCCGGGAGACACCTATAAGCCTGGGAGCAGACTGATCTGGACATCGACCAGTGCTGGCCCGCGCCTGTTCGGGGATTACGGCGGTACATGGGGCTTTATTCGCTGGCTGGAACAGGGTAAGCGCCAGCAACTTGACCATAGTCAGTGGATGCTGAGCTTCACTGCACCTGACGAAAGAACACTGCAGTGGGTGTTAAGATCTCAACTAGGCAGTGGGCCATTGGCGTTGCTGGCATTGCGTGGATTTACATTGCCAGATCAGATTTTCAGCGTAGATGCAGCTGAGGCCGTTCAAGCGCTGATGGACAGCACAGGAAGCAATGGCACGGATGAAATGGAGTAA
- a CDS encoding TIGR02594 family protein, translating to MRFVKATYHLETKTVEYEASNGTRLLKTAGTLNWRFNNPGNIMALPEASKQKGRIGAGTVYNPKKNTFVIFSSIEVGEREKCALLKRKYRDDTISSMMSQYAPEAAGNDPVTYANFISSESGVAKDKKISDLNDNEFDKVVNAISKKEGGLKPGTEKWVYVTNVTVSDGSRPVADVPFKVTLGSTTYQWKTDSYGKLRTIIHTKQGMTIVIKYTNSAGREDVVYSAIAGDETKNIVLTRNFSQFSAKTLVDNPKTEREKSIRKPIKYIVMSGDSLAKIAARYKTSTDEIAKNNNIKDVSKIFPGQHLTIYGVNTDDPSIYMVSPGDTLAKIAAQNGTTVDELARRNNIADLNKIYPGQPILISNDVEYSSSHPVSATDKQAPKPNLLVGSTSSKVQSVNSNIKVLESVGSKKSDKPIALLPHEQREAPWMQKAMAEAKLWGGLKEDKIGHNFHTLVNSKCKYTLTNTAWCASFVNYCFKETSYKISKGFAGSNSFVGDENFKKISLPIYGCLMVWRRNGKGHVAFVYGRDSISGEIIVLGGNQDDSINFMLESDTTKVLVGYYIPAAYSELNRGGLHVFDVVELNKSININYVRKSKGKNKIAIKDG from the coding sequence ATGCGATTTGTAAAAGCGACATACCATCTTGAAACTAAAACGGTTGAGTACGAAGCTAGTAATGGTACTCGTTTGCTAAAAACTGCTGGGACATTGAATTGGCGATTTAACAATCCCGGGAATATTATGGCATTGCCTGAGGCCAGTAAGCAAAAAGGACGGATAGGTGCCGGGACCGTATATAATCCGAAAAAAAACACATTCGTGATTTTTTCCAGCATTGAAGTTGGGGAGCGTGAAAAATGTGCATTGTTGAAGCGAAAATACCGAGATGACACCATATCTAGCATGATGTCGCAGTATGCACCTGAAGCCGCAGGAAATGATCCCGTAACTTATGCCAATTTTATAAGCTCAGAGAGTGGAGTTGCAAAAGATAAAAAAATATCTGACCTTAATGATAATGAATTCGACAAGGTTGTGAATGCAATCAGTAAAAAGGAAGGTGGCTTAAAGCCCGGTACTGAAAAATGGGTTTATGTGACAAATGTGACTGTTTCTGATGGCTCTCGACCAGTTGCAGATGTGCCATTTAAGGTGACACTAGGAAGTACTACCTACCAGTGGAAAACAGATAGTTATGGCAAGCTCAGGACAATTATCCACACGAAGCAAGGAATGACTATTGTCATTAAATATACTAATTCAGCAGGAAGAGAGGATGTTGTTTATTCTGCGATTGCTGGAGATGAAACGAAAAATATTGTGCTTACGAGAAATTTTTCGCAATTCTCTGCAAAAACACTTGTTGACAACCCAAAAACCGAGCGTGAGAAGAGCATTCGCAAGCCGATAAAGTACATAGTTATGTCGGGAGACTCACTCGCAAAAATTGCTGCTCGTTATAAAACAAGTACTGATGAAATTGCCAAAAACAATAATATAAAAGACGTGAGTAAGATCTTCCCCGGTCAGCACTTGACAATTTATGGTGTTAATACTGATGATCCTTCTATATATATGGTTTCACCGGGTGATACACTAGCTAAGATAGCAGCACAAAATGGCACAACTGTTGATGAACTCGCTCGTCGGAACAATATCGCAGATCTAAACAAAATCTATCCAGGCCAGCCGATATTGATTTCAAATGATGTAGAATATTCAAGCAGCCATCCTGTTTCCGCTACTGACAAACAGGCACCCAAACCTAATCTCCTGGTTGGTAGCACTTCGTCTAAAGTGCAATCGGTTAATTCAAATATAAAAGTATTAGAATCAGTAGGATCTAAAAAATCGGATAAACCGATAGCCTTGCTTCCTCATGAACAGCGTGAGGCTCCATGGATGCAGAAAGCAATGGCAGAGGCCAAACTGTGGGGAGGTCTTAAAGAAGATAAAATTGGGCATAATTTTCATACACTGGTTAATTCTAAATGCAAATACACACTTACTAATACTGCATGGTGTGCCTCTTTTGTTAATTATTGCTTTAAGGAAACATCTTATAAAATATCTAAAGGGTTTGCTGGATCTAATTCATTTGTTGGTGATGAAAATTTCAAAAAAATATCATTACCAATCTATGGTTGTCTAATGGTTTGGCGTCGAAACGGGAAAGGACATGTGGCATTTGTCTATGGAAGAGATTCAATTAGTGGAGAGATAATTGTTCTTGGTGGGAACCAAGATGACTCGATTAATTTTATGCTTGAAAGTGACACTACGAAAGTGCTAGTTGGTTATTATATCCCGGCTGCATATTCAGAGTTAAATCGAGGTGGGCTCCATGTATTTGATGTTGTTGAGTTAAATAAATCAATAAATATCAATTATGTACGTAAATCGAAAGGTAAAAATAAAATAGCGATTAAGGATGGGTAA
- a CDS encoding DUF4431 domain-containing protein: MLSMLMKITLSMAILFYNFGVYATCLKEGDKVVLSGVMKEELFYGPPNWGEDRKHDEKLLYWVLHLSSPLKCVIDANTEQEGWNSNVQLIISGDDYKIKRNLLNHHVTVEGNVMLAVTGYHMTPVLLKNTSFEPAKKNKKG; the protein is encoded by the coding sequence ATGTTAAGTATGCTTATGAAAATTACGTTAAGTATGGCTATCTTGTTTTATAACTTCGGTGTATATGCTACATGTCTGAAAGAGGGTGATAAGGTTGTACTCTCAGGAGTAATGAAAGAAGAGTTGTTTTACGGTCCGCCCAACTGGGGGGAAGATAGGAAGCATGATGAAAAATTACTCTACTGGGTCCTACATTTAAGCAGTCCGCTAAAGTGTGTGATTGATGCTAATACTGAGCAAGAGGGTTGGAACAGCAATGTGCAACTCATTATTAGCGGTGATGATTATAAGATCAAACGCAATTTACTTAATCACCATGTCACTGTAGAAGGAAATGTTATGCTTGCTGTCACTGGTTATCATATGACTCCAGTTTTACTAAAAAACACCAGTTTTGAACCAGCGAAAAAAAATAAAAAAGGATGA
- a CDS encoding M23 family metallopeptidase → MIISPPLLKAKDAHETDAAWIERVMTVVDRREYPVNGYSSWHGGIHIRQTDEGRPAESVRAIADGTVVSLRKSSDKRDQAPFNINADKPNTKGSDDGYVLIKHETEIGSGDVAKVAFYSLYMHLKSLAETVKAGEKVYRKDPLGLPGMVDGVNAFHFQIFCDDDNISKLTGRKSGELDISKNGRTDAVYGDIHFYLPPQTKFYDKASADNSTSITGLSELYTSNAPLYASMTLAQGNCTMVTRQKNTEIDGKYDLLGEPLVNADGEDYEYNLYKTALKNYKESPSAGFELLRFGRVINTDHETLVPADAPLWMTVNYPGGKGVVNLADPSIKKFSDADFPHWTGWQLIDDDSDNNSQCNSAIIKKLQEDGDYDNQCGKLICHFPFEWEKSTIDTRFSWLKTGSDEHDPMTEADYVKFKAHAEALCFDPGMFSSGRLWYFEPKSFIRHFRTCSWLGCDVIERVMTANTSKKNKNALEGIKNITSEYYADINRIMQKYNLSDAKRICHFLGQGAVESGYLLSMQETSQQQIIVDGVQKGGVIVEASTFNEATELGHWYGTLETEKDNYFSGKKYNSRGGYITGSYSWINGNCGDVDAQKFRGRGFKMLTGLDTYSSYWVYRGWLSKSDFDKYWWDDPEYKKKNAGGMKKKPPKIENPQKVTESAYDCIDTGGFFIVCFKSKVLKVMDEDKFGKSDDDNIILKVTKGINGADKGIAERKVATKKAKEVIDDEV, encoded by the coding sequence ATGATTATCAGCCCACCGCTTTTGAAAGCGAAAGATGCCCATGAAACTGATGCGGCCTGGATTGAAAGAGTCATGACCGTAGTTGACCGCCGTGAGTATCCGGTTAACGGTTATAGTTCGTGGCATGGCGGAATACATATACGTCAGACTGACGAAGGGAGACCTGCTGAGAGCGTGCGGGCGATAGCAGATGGTACCGTCGTTTCACTCCGCAAAAGCTCAGACAAGCGCGATCAGGCACCATTTAACATCAACGCCGATAAACCCAATACAAAGGGGAGTGATGATGGTTATGTGCTGATAAAGCATGAAACCGAGATCGGTAGCGGTGATGTAGCAAAAGTGGCTTTCTACTCCCTATACATGCACCTGAAGTCGCTGGCTGAAACTGTTAAAGCCGGTGAGAAAGTTTACCGTAAGGATCCGTTAGGCCTTCCGGGCATGGTGGATGGAGTCAATGCTTTCCATTTCCAGATTTTCTGCGATGACGACAACATCAGCAAGCTGACGGGCAGGAAATCAGGAGAGCTGGATATTTCGAAGAATGGCCGCACTGATGCAGTTTACGGTGATATTCACTTTTATCTGCCTCCGCAGACAAAGTTTTATGACAAGGCCTCCGCAGATAACAGCACGTCTATCACCGGACTTTCTGAGCTCTATACCAGCAATGCGCCTCTGTATGCCAGCATGACTCTGGCCCAAGGCAACTGCACGATGGTAACGCGGCAGAAAAATACGGAGATTGATGGAAAATATGATCTGCTGGGCGAACCACTGGTTAACGCAGACGGTGAAGACTACGAGTATAATCTGTATAAAACCGCACTGAAGAATTATAAGGAAAGCCCGAGTGCCGGGTTCGAATTACTTCGCTTTGGGCGGGTGATCAATACAGACCATGAAACACTGGTACCGGCAGATGCGCCATTATGGATGACGGTCAATTACCCAGGGGGAAAGGGGGTAGTCAATCTAGCCGATCCTAGTATTAAAAAGTTTAGTGACGCTGATTTCCCTCACTGGACGGGGTGGCAACTGATTGATGATGACAGCGATAACAATAGCCAATGTAATTCAGCCATTATAAAGAAACTTCAGGAGGACGGGGACTATGATAATCAGTGTGGAAAGCTAATCTGCCATTTCCCGTTTGAATGGGAAAAAAGTACGATCGACACTCGTTTTTCATGGTTGAAAACGGGTAGTGATGAGCATGATCCGATGACGGAAGCAGATTATGTAAAATTTAAGGCCCATGCAGAGGCGCTATGCTTTGATCCTGGAATGTTTAGTTCTGGTCGGTTGTGGTATTTCGAACCAAAATCATTTATTCGACATTTCAGGACGTGCAGTTGGCTCGGCTGTGATGTAATTGAAAGAGTAATGACAGCGAATACTAGTAAAAAAAATAAAAATGCACTTGAAGGCATTAAAAACATTACATCAGAGTACTATGCGGACATAAATAGAATTATGCAAAAGTATAATTTATCTGATGCAAAAAGAATTTGTCATTTTTTAGGACAAGGTGCAGTAGAATCAGGTTATTTATTGTCTATGCAAGAAACCAGCCAGCAACAGATTATTGTCGATGGCGTTCAGAAAGGCGGTGTCATTGTTGAAGCATCAACGTTTAATGAGGCTACTGAGCTAGGTCATTGGTACGGAACTCTTGAAACCGAGAAAGACAACTATTTCTCAGGGAAAAAATACAATTCCCGTGGAGGTTATATCACAGGCTCCTATAGCTGGATTAACGGTAACTGTGGAGACGTTGATGCACAAAAATTCAGAGGTAGAGGATTTAAAATGCTAACTGGCCTTGACACATATTCAAGCTATTGGGTATATCGGGGTTGGTTGTCAAAAAGTGACTTCGATAAATATTGGTGGGATGATCCGGAGTACAAGAAAAAAAATGCAGGCGGCATGAAGAAAAAGCCACCAAAAATAGAGAACCCTCAGAAAGTGACAGAGAGCGCATATGACTGTATTGATACGGGTGGTTTTTTTATAGTCTGTTTTAAATCTAAAGTTCTCAAAGTTATGGATGAGGACAAATTTGGGAAATCGGATGATGACAACATTATTTTGAAAGTAACTAAAGGTATAAATGGCGCAGATAAAGGGATTGCAGAAAGGAAGGTAGCTACTAAAAAAGCAAAAGAGGTGATTGATGATGAAGTTTAA